One genomic window of Anoplolepis gracilipes chromosome 5, ASM4749672v1, whole genome shotgun sequence includes the following:
- the Eph gene encoding eph receptor tyrosine kinase isoform X26 encodes MYIEIKFTTRDCSLFPGNALSCKETFSLLYYEFDAATKEPPPWEPESYKLIGRIAAGEGRFNTNAEVIINTEVKSIPVTKKGVYFAFRDQGACISILAIKVYYINCPEISVNFARFPSTPTGREVALIEQTLGICVENAVKIAQPTFLCKGDGKWYLPTGGCHCKPGYQADVEKQQCKLCPIGKFKHEAGSHICEPCPEHSKASDYGFTECRCDPGYYRAEKDPKNMPCTQPPSAPQNLTVNFVDQSTVILSWNAPHMQGGRFDTTYKVVCDACSTDVKYIPNTETFNDTKITITGLNAVTTYRFQVFAQNGVSLLTQKKEYVDITVTTEASVPSLVSNVRITSVKSSELSISWDAPVIEVGGDSDLVERYEVRCYPRYDDATNATVIQTSELSATFKGLKPSTDYAIQVRAKTTRGWGEYTPVVFKKTPHAMGLDYVGEDDNMQVRIIAGAVVAVVVLLVIIIIMTVLILRSKFMRFMRFRCSRASDECNKKQPSDCDTLEYRNGEGLVVTYMHCKMDSSPIVTTHTNNKSKSSLTTPLFTPAVGVTAAGAGGAGARSYVDPHTYEDPNQAVREFAREIDAGYITIEAIIGGGEFGDVCRGKLKLPPDGRTEIDVAIKTLKPGSADKARNDFLTEASIMGQFEHPNVIFLQGVVTKSNPVMIITEFMENGSLDTFLRANDGKFQVLQLVGMLRGIASGMQYLAEMNYVHRDLAARNVLVNAALVCKIADFGLSREIESATEGAYTTRVSDRFKLQNQNGGKIPVRWTAPEAIAFRKFTSASDVWSMGIVCWEVMSYGERPYWNWSNQDVIKSIEKGYRLPAPMDCPEAIYQLMLDCWQKERTHRPTFANLTQTLDKLIRSPDTLRKIAQNSVRPPAHNPYYVTSHTAAVQAAVAAAMPPGPAASTAGPFVDIVGHQAHQQAQSAIAVPVMPPGAGRSLHYHTHAATHALPHQQSSLTYPNWVPFSHFN; translated from the exons ATGtacatagaaataaaattcacgACCCGCGACTGCTCGCTATTCCCCGGGAACGCTCTCAGCTGTAAAGAGACCTTCAGTCTGCTCTATTACGAGTTTGATGCTGCTACCAAGGAACCGCCTCCGTGGGAACCAGaaagttataaacttatcg GTCGCATAGCCGCGGGTGAGGGTAGATTCAATACGAACGCCGAGGTGATAATAAACACCGAAGTAAAGTCGATTCCAGTGACAAAGAAGGGCGTCTACTTCGCTTTTCGCGATCAGGGGGCATGTATATCGATCTTGGCCATCAAGGTGTACTACATCAATTGTCCCGAGATCTCGGTGAACTTTGCCCGTTTCCCGTCCACGCCGACCGGCCGCGAAGTCGCGCTCATTGAACAAACGCTCGGTATTTGTGTCGAGAATGCTGTCAAAATTGCCCAGCCGACCTTCCTCTGCAAGGGAGACGGCAAGTGGTATCTACCAACGGGTGGATGTCACTGCAAGCCCGGTTATCAAGCTGACGTGGAGAAGCAGCAGTGCAAGTTGTGCCCCATAGGCAAGTTCAAACACGAGGCGGGCTCTCACATCTGCGAACCATGTCCGGAACACAGCAAAGCTTCCGATTACGGTTTCACGGAGTGTCGTTGCGATCCGGGCTATTATCGGGCGGAAAAGGATCCCAAGAATATGCCTTGCACGC AACCACCTTCGGCACCGCAAAACTTGACTGTCAACTTTGTCGATCAGTCCACGGTGATCCTTTCCTGGAATGCGCCGCATATGCAAGGTGGCAGGTTCGACACGACTTATAAAGTGGTCTGCGATGCTTGCAGCACGGATGTCAAATACATTCCCAATACT GAAACCTTCAACGACACGAAAATCACGATAACCGGTCTGAACGCAGTGACTACTTATCGCTTCCAAGTATTCGCCCAAAATGGTGTATCGCTGTTGACTCAAAAGAAGGAATACGTCGACATTACTGTTACAACGGAAGCCAGTGTGCCGAGTCTAGTGAGCAACGTTAGGATCACGAGTGTCAAAAGCTCCGAACTTAGCATCAGCTGGGACGCGCCGGTCATCGAAGTCGGCGGAGACAGCGATCTCGTCGAACGATACGAAG TGAGGTGTTACCCGCGCTATGACGACGCCACTAATGCAACCGTCATTCAAACGTCTGAGCTGTCTGCCACGTTCAAAGGCCTAAAGCCTTCCACGGATTACGCGATACAGGTTCGCGCCAAGACCACCCGTGGTTGGGGCGAGTATACGCCGGTGGTATTTAAGAAGACACCCCACGCCATGGGTCTAG ACTACGTCGGTGAGGACGACAACATGCAAGTTAGGATAATCGCAGGGGCAGTCGTCGCTGTCGTCGTACTTcttgtcattattattatcatgacCGTTTTGATCCTTAGAAG CAAATTCATGCGATTCATGCGATTTCGTTGCAGCAGGGCCTCGGACGAGTGCAACAAGAAGCAGCCCAGCGACTGCGATACTCTGGAGTACCGAAACGGCGAAG GACTAGTTGTGACCTACA TGCACTGCAAAATGGACAGTTCACCGATTGTGACAACCCATACCAACAACAAGAGCAAGTCCTCGC TGACCACGCCGCTATTCACACCTGCAGTGGGGGTCACCGCGGCGGGCGCAGGCGGTGCAGGTGCAAGGAGTTACGTGGATCCTCATACTTACGAGGATCCGAATCAGGCTGTACGGGAATTCGCCCGAGAGATCGACGCCGGATACATCACGATAGAGGCAATTATAG GTGGCGGAGAATTCGGCGACGTCTGCCGAGGGAAACTGAAACTGCCTCCCGACGGACGAACGGAAATAGACGTGGCTATAAAAACGCTGAAACCGGGCTCTGCGGACAAGGCGCGTAACGATTTCCTGACAGAGGCGTCGATAATGGGACAGTTCGAGCACCCCAACGTGATATTCTTGCAAGGTGTGGTGACAAAGAGCAATCCGGTGATGATCATCACGGAGTTTATGGAGAACGGCAGCCTGGACACTTTCTTGCGCGCTAACGACGGCAAGTTCCAAGTGCTTCAATTGGTGGGGATGCTGCGCGGCATCGCCAGCGGTATGCAGTATCTCGCGGAGATGAACTACGTGCACCGCGATCTCGCCGCGAGAAACGTGTTAGTCAACGCCGCTCTGGTTTGCAAGATCGCCGACTTTGGACTCAGTAGAGAGATCGAGAGCGCCACGGAGGGAGCTTACACGACCAGGGTGAGCGATAGATTCAAATTGCAGAATCAAAAT GGCGGCAAAATCCCAGTACGGTGGACGGCACCGGAAGCAATAGCTTTCCGTAAATTCACCAGCGCCTCCGACGTTTGGAGTATGGGCATCGTGTGCTGGGAAGTAATGTCGTATGGCGAGAGGCCATACTGGAACTGGTCGAATCAAGATGTGATAAAGTCGATCGAGAAGGGCTATAGGCTTCCAGCGCCGATGGATTGTCCGGAGGCTATTTATCAACTGATGCTCGATTGCTGGCAGAAGGAGCGCACCCATCGGCCGACCTTTGCCAATCTCACGCAGACTTTGGACAAGCTCATACGAAGCCCGGACACGCTGAGAAAAATTGCTCAGAACAG CGTGAGGCCACCTGCACACAATCCGTACTATGTCACAAGCCATACGGCTGCCGTCCAGGCTGCGGTGGCGGCTGCGATGCCACCAGGCCCAGCCGCGAGCACGGCGGGCCCGTTCGTAGACATAGTCGGCCATCAGGCCCATCAACAAGCCCAGTCAGCGATTGCCGTTCCAGTAATGCCACCAGGAGCCGGCCGTAGCTTACACTATCATACACACGCAGCGACACACGCACTGCCACACCAACAATCATCGCTGACCTATCCCAATTGGGTCCCGTTCTCCCATTTTAACTGA
- the Eph gene encoding eph receptor tyrosine kinase isoform X20, which yields MAPFNMAGVAGFLATCAAVAASAAHLLPLLLLLICPRGTQADQVVLLDTTTEEKLDWTKYPFGPQANTPGWIEESFTNFDKGINWRSYVVCDVAYNNVNNWLWTPFVERGPANRMYIEIKFTTRDCSLFPGNALSCKETFSLLYYEFDAATKEPPPWEPESYKLIGRIAAGEGRFNTNAEVIINTEVKSIPVTKKGVYFAFRDQGACISILAIKVYYINCPEISVNFARFPSTPTGREVALIEQTLGICVENAVKIAQPTFLCKGDGKWYLPTGGCHCKPGYQADVEKQQCKLCPIGKFKHEAGSHICEPCPEHSKASDYGFTECRCDPGYYRAEKDPKNMPCTQPPSAPQNLTVNFVDQSTVILSWNAPHMQGGRFDTTYKVVCDACSTDVKYIPNTETFNDTKITITGLNAVTTYRFQVFAQNGVSLLTQKKEYVDITVTTEASVPSLVSNVRITSVKSSELSISWDAPVIEVGGDSDLVERYEVRCYPRYDDATNATVIQTSELSATFKGLKPSTDYAIQVRAKTTRGWGEYTPVVFKKTPHAMGLDYVGEDDNMQVRIIAGAVVAVVVLLVIIIIMTVLILRRASDECNKKQPSDCDTLEYRNGEVTTPLFTPAVGVTAAGAGGAGARSYVDPHTYEDPNQAVREFAREIDAGYITIEAIIGGGEFGDVCRGKLKLPPDGRTEIDVAIKTLKPGSADKARNDFLTEASIMGQFEHPNVIFLQGVVTKSNPVMIITEFMENGSLDTFLRANDGKFQVLQLVGMLRGIASGMQYLAEMNYVHRDLAARNVLVNAALVCKIADFGLSREIESATEGAYTTRVSDRFKLQNQNGGKIPVRWTAPEAIAFRKFTSASDVWSMGIVCWEVMSYGERPYWNWSNQDVIKSIEKGYRLPAPMDCPEAIYQLMLDCWQKERTHRPTFANLTQTLDKLIRSPDTLRKIAQNSVRPPAHNPYYVTSHTAAVQAAVAAAMPPGPAASTAGPFVDIVGHQAHQQAQSAIAVPVMPPGAGRSLHYHTHAATHALPHQQSSLTYPNWVPFSHFN from the exons tggATAGAGGAATCTTTCACGAACTTCGACAAGGGTATCAATTGGCGGAGTTACGTTGTATGCGATGTAGCGTACAACAATGTGAACAATTGGCTATGGACGCCATTCGTGGAGAGGGGTCCGGCGAACCGCATGtacatagaaataaaattcacgACCCGCGACTGCTCGCTATTCCCCGGGAACGCTCTCAGCTGTAAAGAGACCTTCAGTCTGCTCTATTACGAGTTTGATGCTGCTACCAAGGAACCGCCTCCGTGGGAACCAGaaagttataaacttatcg GTCGCATAGCCGCGGGTGAGGGTAGATTCAATACGAACGCCGAGGTGATAATAAACACCGAAGTAAAGTCGATTCCAGTGACAAAGAAGGGCGTCTACTTCGCTTTTCGCGATCAGGGGGCATGTATATCGATCTTGGCCATCAAGGTGTACTACATCAATTGTCCCGAGATCTCGGTGAACTTTGCCCGTTTCCCGTCCACGCCGACCGGCCGCGAAGTCGCGCTCATTGAACAAACGCTCGGTATTTGTGTCGAGAATGCTGTCAAAATTGCCCAGCCGACCTTCCTCTGCAAGGGAGACGGCAAGTGGTATCTACCAACGGGTGGATGTCACTGCAAGCCCGGTTATCAAGCTGACGTGGAGAAGCAGCAGTGCAAGTTGTGCCCCATAGGCAAGTTCAAACACGAGGCGGGCTCTCACATCTGCGAACCATGTCCGGAACACAGCAAAGCTTCCGATTACGGTTTCACGGAGTGTCGTTGCGATCCGGGCTATTATCGGGCGGAAAAGGATCCCAAGAATATGCCTTGCACGC AACCACCTTCGGCACCGCAAAACTTGACTGTCAACTTTGTCGATCAGTCCACGGTGATCCTTTCCTGGAATGCGCCGCATATGCAAGGTGGCAGGTTCGACACGACTTATAAAGTGGTCTGCGATGCTTGCAGCACGGATGTCAAATACATTCCCAATACT GAAACCTTCAACGACACGAAAATCACGATAACCGGTCTGAACGCAGTGACTACTTATCGCTTCCAAGTATTCGCCCAAAATGGTGTATCGCTGTTGACTCAAAAGAAGGAATACGTCGACATTACTGTTACAACGGAAGCCAGTGTGCCGAGTCTAGTGAGCAACGTTAGGATCACGAGTGTCAAAAGCTCCGAACTTAGCATCAGCTGGGACGCGCCGGTCATCGAAGTCGGCGGAGACAGCGATCTCGTCGAACGATACGAAG TGAGGTGTTACCCGCGCTATGACGACGCCACTAATGCAACCGTCATTCAAACGTCTGAGCTGTCTGCCACGTTCAAAGGCCTAAAGCCTTCCACGGATTACGCGATACAGGTTCGCGCCAAGACCACCCGTGGTTGGGGCGAGTATACGCCGGTGGTATTTAAGAAGACACCCCACGCCATGGGTCTAG ACTACGTCGGTGAGGACGACAACATGCAAGTTAGGATAATCGCAGGGGCAGTCGTCGCTGTCGTCGTACTTcttgtcattattattatcatgacCGTTTTGATCCTTAGAAG GGCCTCGGACGAGTGCAACAAGAAGCAGCCCAGCGACTGCGATACTCTGGAGTACCGAAACGGCGAAG TGACCACGCCGCTATTCACACCTGCAGTGGGGGTCACCGCGGCGGGCGCAGGCGGTGCAGGTGCAAGGAGTTACGTGGATCCTCATACTTACGAGGATCCGAATCAGGCTGTACGGGAATTCGCCCGAGAGATCGACGCCGGATACATCACGATAGAGGCAATTATAG GTGGCGGAGAATTCGGCGACGTCTGCCGAGGGAAACTGAAACTGCCTCCCGACGGACGAACGGAAATAGACGTGGCTATAAAAACGCTGAAACCGGGCTCTGCGGACAAGGCGCGTAACGATTTCCTGACAGAGGCGTCGATAATGGGACAGTTCGAGCACCCCAACGTGATATTCTTGCAAGGTGTGGTGACAAAGAGCAATCCGGTGATGATCATCACGGAGTTTATGGAGAACGGCAGCCTGGACACTTTCTTGCGCGCTAACGACGGCAAGTTCCAAGTGCTTCAATTGGTGGGGATGCTGCGCGGCATCGCCAGCGGTATGCAGTATCTCGCGGAGATGAACTACGTGCACCGCGATCTCGCCGCGAGAAACGTGTTAGTCAACGCCGCTCTGGTTTGCAAGATCGCCGACTTTGGACTCAGTAGAGAGATCGAGAGCGCCACGGAGGGAGCTTACACGACCAGGGTGAGCGATAGATTCAAATTGCAGAATCAAAAT GGCGGCAAAATCCCAGTACGGTGGACGGCACCGGAAGCAATAGCTTTCCGTAAATTCACCAGCGCCTCCGACGTTTGGAGTATGGGCATCGTGTGCTGGGAAGTAATGTCGTATGGCGAGAGGCCATACTGGAACTGGTCGAATCAAGATGTGATAAAGTCGATCGAGAAGGGCTATAGGCTTCCAGCGCCGATGGATTGTCCGGAGGCTATTTATCAACTGATGCTCGATTGCTGGCAGAAGGAGCGCACCCATCGGCCGACCTTTGCCAATCTCACGCAGACTTTGGACAAGCTCATACGAAGCCCGGACACGCTGAGAAAAATTGCTCAGAACAG CGTGAGGCCACCTGCACACAATCCGTACTATGTCACAAGCCATACGGCTGCCGTCCAGGCTGCGGTGGCGGCTGCGATGCCACCAGGCCCAGCCGCGAGCACGGCGGGCCCGTTCGTAGACATAGTCGGCCATCAGGCCCATCAACAAGCCCAGTCAGCGATTGCCGTTCCAGTAATGCCACCAGGAGCCGGCCGTAGCTTACACTATCATACACACGCAGCGACACACGCACTGCCACACCAACAATCATCGCTGACCTATCCCAATTGGGTCCCGTTCTCCCATTTTAACTGA
- the Eph gene encoding eph receptor tyrosine kinase isoform X25, protein MAPFNMAGVAGFLATCAAVAASAAHLLPLLLLLICPRGTQADQVVLLDTTTEEKLDWTKYPFGPQANTPGWIEESFTNFDKGINWRSYVVCDVAYNNVNNWLWTPFVERGPANRMYIEIKFTTRDCSLFPGNALSCKETFSLLYYEFDAATKEPPPWEPESYKLIGRIAAGEGRFNTNAEVIINTEVKSIPVTKKGVYFAFRDQGACISILAIKVYYINCPEISVNFARFPSTPTGREVALIEQTLGICVENAVKIAQPTFLCKGDGKWYLPTGGCHCKPGYQADVEKQQCKLCPIGKFKHEAGSHICEPCPEHSKASDYGFTECRCDPGYYRAEKDPKNMPCTQPPSAPQNLTVNFVDQSTVILSWNAPHMQGGRFDTTYKVVCDACSTDVKYIPNTETFNDTKITITGLNAVTTYRFQVFAQNGVSLLTQKKEYVDITVTTEASVPSLVSNVRITSVKSSELSISWDAPVIEVGGDSDLVERYEVRCYPRYDDATNATVIQTSELSATFKGLKPSTDYAIQVRAKTTRGWGEYTPVVFKKTPHAMGLDYVGEDDNMQVRIIAGAVVAVVVLLVIIIIMTVLILRRASDECNKKQPSDCDTLEYRNGEVTTPLFTPAVGVTAAGAGGAGARSYVDPHTYEDPNQAVREFAREIDAGYITIEAIIGGGEFGDVCRGKLKLPPDGRTEIDVAIKTLKPGSADKARNDFLTEASIMGQFEHPNVIFLQGVVTKSNPVMIITEFMENGSLDTFLRANDGKFQVLQLVGMLRGIASGMQYLAEMNYVHRDLAARNVLVNAALVCKIADFGLSREIESATEGAYTTRGGKIPVRWTAPEAIAFRKFTSASDVWSMGIVCWEVMSYGERPYWNWSNQDVIKSIEKGYRLPAPMDCPEAIYQLMLDCWQKERTHRPTFANLTQTLDKLIRSPDTLRKIAQNRGTNPLAPDAVDLTQLTSVSEWLASIKMSRYAESFEQAGVTTLEAAARVTVQELTALGITLVGHQKKIMNSVTALRAQMSATSQGFLV, encoded by the exons tggATAGAGGAATCTTTCACGAACTTCGACAAGGGTATCAATTGGCGGAGTTACGTTGTATGCGATGTAGCGTACAACAATGTGAACAATTGGCTATGGACGCCATTCGTGGAGAGGGGTCCGGCGAACCGCATGtacatagaaataaaattcacgACCCGCGACTGCTCGCTATTCCCCGGGAACGCTCTCAGCTGTAAAGAGACCTTCAGTCTGCTCTATTACGAGTTTGATGCTGCTACCAAGGAACCGCCTCCGTGGGAACCAGaaagttataaacttatcg GTCGCATAGCCGCGGGTGAGGGTAGATTCAATACGAACGCCGAGGTGATAATAAACACCGAAGTAAAGTCGATTCCAGTGACAAAGAAGGGCGTCTACTTCGCTTTTCGCGATCAGGGGGCATGTATATCGATCTTGGCCATCAAGGTGTACTACATCAATTGTCCCGAGATCTCGGTGAACTTTGCCCGTTTCCCGTCCACGCCGACCGGCCGCGAAGTCGCGCTCATTGAACAAACGCTCGGTATTTGTGTCGAGAATGCTGTCAAAATTGCCCAGCCGACCTTCCTCTGCAAGGGAGACGGCAAGTGGTATCTACCAACGGGTGGATGTCACTGCAAGCCCGGTTATCAAGCTGACGTGGAGAAGCAGCAGTGCAAGTTGTGCCCCATAGGCAAGTTCAAACACGAGGCGGGCTCTCACATCTGCGAACCATGTCCGGAACACAGCAAAGCTTCCGATTACGGTTTCACGGAGTGTCGTTGCGATCCGGGCTATTATCGGGCGGAAAAGGATCCCAAGAATATGCCTTGCACGC AACCACCTTCGGCACCGCAAAACTTGACTGTCAACTTTGTCGATCAGTCCACGGTGATCCTTTCCTGGAATGCGCCGCATATGCAAGGTGGCAGGTTCGACACGACTTATAAAGTGGTCTGCGATGCTTGCAGCACGGATGTCAAATACATTCCCAATACT GAAACCTTCAACGACACGAAAATCACGATAACCGGTCTGAACGCAGTGACTACTTATCGCTTCCAAGTATTCGCCCAAAATGGTGTATCGCTGTTGACTCAAAAGAAGGAATACGTCGACATTACTGTTACAACGGAAGCCAGTGTGCCGAGTCTAGTGAGCAACGTTAGGATCACGAGTGTCAAAAGCTCCGAACTTAGCATCAGCTGGGACGCGCCGGTCATCGAAGTCGGCGGAGACAGCGATCTCGTCGAACGATACGAAG TGAGGTGTTACCCGCGCTATGACGACGCCACTAATGCAACCGTCATTCAAACGTCTGAGCTGTCTGCCACGTTCAAAGGCCTAAAGCCTTCCACGGATTACGCGATACAGGTTCGCGCCAAGACCACCCGTGGTTGGGGCGAGTATACGCCGGTGGTATTTAAGAAGACACCCCACGCCATGGGTCTAG ACTACGTCGGTGAGGACGACAACATGCAAGTTAGGATAATCGCAGGGGCAGTCGTCGCTGTCGTCGTACTTcttgtcattattattatcatgacCGTTTTGATCCTTAGAAG GGCCTCGGACGAGTGCAACAAGAAGCAGCCCAGCGACTGCGATACTCTGGAGTACCGAAACGGCGAAG TGACCACGCCGCTATTCACACCTGCAGTGGGGGTCACCGCGGCGGGCGCAGGCGGTGCAGGTGCAAGGAGTTACGTGGATCCTCATACTTACGAGGATCCGAATCAGGCTGTACGGGAATTCGCCCGAGAGATCGACGCCGGATACATCACGATAGAGGCAATTATAG GTGGCGGAGAATTCGGCGACGTCTGCCGAGGGAAACTGAAACTGCCTCCCGACGGACGAACGGAAATAGACGTGGCTATAAAAACGCTGAAACCGGGCTCTGCGGACAAGGCGCGTAACGATTTCCTGACAGAGGCGTCGATAATGGGACAGTTCGAGCACCCCAACGTGATATTCTTGCAAGGTGTGGTGACAAAGAGCAATCCGGTGATGATCATCACGGAGTTTATGGAGAACGGCAGCCTGGACACTTTCTTGCGCGCTAACGACGGCAAGTTCCAAGTGCTTCAATTGGTGGGGATGCTGCGCGGCATCGCCAGCGGTATGCAGTATCTCGCGGAGATGAACTACGTGCACCGCGATCTCGCCGCGAGAAACGTGTTAGTCAACGCCGCTCTGGTTTGCAAGATCGCCGACTTTGGACTCAGTAGAGAGATCGAGAGCGCCACGGAGGGAGCTTACACGACCAGG GGCGGCAAAATCCCAGTACGGTGGACGGCACCGGAAGCAATAGCTTTCCGTAAATTCACCAGCGCCTCCGACGTTTGGAGTATGGGCATCGTGTGCTGGGAAGTAATGTCGTATGGCGAGAGGCCATACTGGAACTGGTCGAATCAAGATGTGATAAAGTCGATCGAGAAGGGCTATAGGCTTCCAGCGCCGATGGATTGTCCGGAGGCTATTTATCAACTGATGCTCGATTGCTGGCAGAAGGAGCGCACCCATCGGCCGACCTTTGCCAATCTCACGCAGACTTTGGACAAGCTCATACGAAGCCCGGACACGCTGAGAAAAATTGCTCAGAACAG GGGCACCAATCCACTGGCGCCAGACGCGGTGGACCTAACGCAATTGACGTCTGTCAGCGAATGGCTGGCTTCCATCAAGATGTCACGATACGCGGAGAGCTTCGAGCAGGCAGGCGTGACGACGCTGGAAGCTGCGGCGCGTGTCACCGTCCAAGAACTCACGGCTCTCGGTATAACGCTCGTGGGGCATCAGAAGAAGATTATGAACAGCGTGACGGCGTTACGGGCGCAGATGTCGGCCACCTCGCAAGGTTTCCTCGTATAA